A single window of Priestia filamentosa DNA harbors:
- a CDS encoding carbamoyl phosphate synthase small subunit produces the protein MKRQLILEDGTVFIGEGFGSTKEMMGEVVFNTGMTGYQEVLSDPSYCDQIVTMTYPLIGNYGINRDDFESITPAVKGFIVKETCDFPSNFRSEYSLHTFLEEKGIPGLSGIDTRKLTRKIRTVGAMKGKICGMDENPEEVAAALRGTDFATDQVSRVSTMKPYPSPGRGFKVVVVDFGMKHGILRELTERHCDVIVVPYNTTAEEILRLNPDGIMLTNGPGDPKDVPEAQEMIKGVLGKIPLFGICLGHQLFALTCGADTEKMKFGHRGANHPVQNVETKQVMITSQNHGYAVREESVENTDLEITHIALNDDSVEGLKHTKYRAFTVQFHPEASPGPEDANSLFEQFITMMEEEKKAGNLTCQNA, from the coding sequence ATGAAACGTCAGTTGATTTTAGAAGATGGAACAGTATTTATTGGAGAAGGATTTGGTAGCACTAAAGAAATGATGGGGGAAGTTGTATTTAACACAGGAATGACAGGCTATCAAGAAGTTCTTTCAGATCCTTCTTACTGTGACCAAATCGTTACAATGACATATCCATTGATCGGAAACTATGGAATTAACCGAGATGATTTTGAGTCCATTACACCAGCTGTGAAAGGATTTATCGTTAAAGAAACATGCGATTTTCCATCAAATTTCCGCAGTGAATACTCACTTCATACGTTCCTAGAAGAGAAAGGAATTCCAGGACTTTCTGGTATTGATACAAGAAAGCTTACACGTAAGATTCGTACGGTTGGAGCAATGAAAGGGAAAATTTGTGGAATGGATGAAAATCCAGAAGAAGTAGCGGCAGCGCTTCGCGGCACAGATTTTGCCACGGATCAAGTGAGTCGAGTTTCTACAATGAAACCATATCCAAGCCCTGGTCGCGGTTTTAAAGTAGTTGTTGTCGATTTTGGAATGAAGCACGGCATTTTAAGAGAGCTAACAGAGCGTCACTGTGATGTTATCGTTGTACCGTACAACACAACAGCAGAAGAAATTTTACGCTTAAATCCCGACGGCATTATGCTAACAAATGGACCTGGAGATCCAAAAGATGTACCAGAAGCACAGGAAATGATTAAAGGAGTACTTGGGAAAATTCCTTTGTTTGGAATATGTCTTGGACATCAGCTTTTCGCTTTAACATGTGGAGCAGATACCGAAAAAATGAAATTCGGTCACCGTGGTGCGAACCACCCAGTGCAAAATGTTGAAACAAAGCAAGTGATGATTACTTCTCAAAACCACGGCTATGCAGTTCGAGAAGAAAGTGTAGAGAATACAGATCTTGAGATTACACATATTGCACTAAACGATGATAGTGTAGAAGGATTAAAACATACGAAATACCGTGCTTTTACAGTTCAGTTCCACCCAGAAGCGTCTCCAGGACCTGAAGATGCAAACAGCTTATTTGAACAATTTATCACAATGATGGAAGAAGAAAAGAAAGCGGGGAATCTTACATGCCAAAACGCGTAG
- a CDS encoding aspartate carbamoyltransferase catalytic subunit: protein MKNLVSMADLSVEEILDLLENAEKMKHGKYATQLQKQTFVANLFFEPSTRTKSSFEVAERRLGLDVIPFDVTTSSVQKGETLYDTVQTLSSIGVEAVVIRHTEDEYYKDLIGKISIPVINAGDGCGQHPTQCLLDLMTIKEEFGVFEGLNVAIIGDLRHSRVARSNVEILGKLGANILLAGPDEWKDSSLEGTYVTVDEAVEKADVVMLLRIQLERHEEDEDLRAYHEQYGLTIEREKNMKKGSIIMHPAPVNRGVEIADKLVECSRSRIFKQMENGVYIRMSVLARSLQMTERGMKYAIAH from the coding sequence ATGAAGAATTTAGTATCAATGGCTGATTTATCAGTTGAGGAAATTTTAGATCTTCTTGAAAATGCAGAAAAAATGAAACACGGTAAGTATGCAACGCAGCTTCAAAAGCAAACGTTCGTTGCAAATTTATTTTTTGAACCAAGCACGCGCACAAAATCAAGCTTTGAAGTAGCAGAAAGAAGACTAGGACTCGACGTTATTCCATTTGATGTAACAACGTCAAGCGTTCAAAAAGGTGAAACTCTCTATGACACTGTGCAAACTTTATCATCTATCGGAGTAGAAGCAGTTGTCATTCGTCATACAGAAGATGAGTATTACAAAGATCTCATCGGAAAGATTTCAATTCCGGTCATAAATGCAGGAGACGGATGTGGTCAGCATCCAACCCAATGTTTGCTTGATCTTATGACAATTAAAGAAGAGTTTGGCGTTTTTGAAGGACTGAACGTAGCCATCATAGGTGACTTACGTCATAGCCGGGTTGCAAGAAGCAATGTCGAAATATTAGGAAAGCTAGGAGCGAATATTCTTTTAGCAGGGCCTGACGAGTGGAAAGATTCTTCACTAGAAGGCACATATGTAACAGTAGATGAAGCAGTTGAAAAAGCGGATGTTGTTATGCTTCTGCGCATTCAGCTTGAAAGACATGAAGAGGACGAAGACCTACGTGCTTATCATGAACAATACGGGCTAACAATCGAGCGAGAAAAGAACATGAAAAAAGGAAGCATTATTATGCATCCAGCTCCAGTGAATAGAGGGGTTGAAATCGCCGATAAGCTTGTGGAATGTTCGCGCTCACGTATTTTTAAACAAATGGAAAACGGCGTCTATATTCGAATGAGCGTGCTTGCGCGTTCTTTACAAATGACTGAAAGGGGAATGAAATATGCAATTGCTCATTAA
- the pyrF gene encoding orotidine-5'-phosphate decarboxylase has product MEDSLILALDFPNKEEVHTFLTPFGDEKLFVKVGMELFYKEGPKMIEEIKSMGHHIFLDLKLHDIPVTVKRAMSSLASLEVDLVNVHALGGKAMMEGALEGLEAGTRSGKARPKCIAVTQLTSSTEEMVRTEQLGSVSLQQSVEHLAGLTNEAGLDGVVCSVHEVERIHELVRPDFLTVTPGIRLLGDNAHDQHRVATPAIAREKGSNFIVVGRSITRAENPVEAYGKVQKEWRGITS; this is encoded by the coding sequence GTGGAGGATTCGCTCATCTTAGCTCTTGATTTTCCAAACAAAGAAGAAGTTCATACGTTTTTAACTCCTTTTGGGGATGAAAAACTGTTTGTAAAAGTTGGAATGGAGCTTTTTTATAAAGAAGGACCAAAAATGATTGAAGAAATTAAAAGTATGGGGCACCATATTTTTCTAGACTTAAAACTTCATGATATTCCAGTAACCGTCAAAAGAGCAATGAGTTCTCTTGCTTCTCTTGAAGTTGATCTAGTCAATGTTCACGCACTAGGTGGAAAAGCAATGATGGAAGGAGCGCTTGAAGGGCTTGAAGCTGGGACAAGAAGTGGTAAAGCTCGTCCAAAATGTATTGCTGTAACCCAGCTTACAAGCTCAACAGAGGAGATGGTCAGAACTGAACAGCTTGGTTCTGTCTCACTGCAGCAAAGTGTTGAACATTTAGCAGGTCTAACGAATGAAGCAGGCCTTGATGGAGTTGTTTGCTCTGTTCACGAAGTAGAGAGAATTCATGAGCTTGTTCGCCCTGATTTTCTTACGGTAACGCCTGGTATTCGTCTTTTAGGAGACAATGCTCATGATCAGCATCGCGTTGCAACACCAGCTATTGCACGTGAAAAAGGCTCAAACTTTATCGTTGTAGGACGTTCGATTACAAGAGCAGAAAATCCTGTTGAAGCATATGGAAAAGTTCAAAAAGAGTGGAGAGGGATAACATCATGA
- a CDS encoding dihydroorotate dehydrogenase — protein MNMLSTKLPGLDLKNPIMPASGCFGFGEEYAGLYDLSQLGAIMIKATTPQARFGNPTPRVAETPAGMLNAIGLQNPGLEQVIEKKVKWLEQYDVPLIANVAGATEEDYVIVAREISKAQNVHALELNISCPNVKAGGITFGVDPTLAAELTRKVKEVSEVPVYVKLSPNVTNIVEMALAVENAGADGLTMINTLLGMRLDLKTGQPILANKTGGLSGPSIKPVAIRMVYEVSQRVEIPIIGMGGVTNASDVLEFLYAGASAVAVGTANFVDPYVCPQIIEELPEVLSEYGFSHIEECIGRSWKKRGGFAHLSS, from the coding sequence ATGAACATGCTTTCAACAAAATTGCCAGGTTTAGATTTAAAAAATCCTATTATGCCTGCTTCAGGTTGCTTTGGATTTGGAGAAGAGTATGCAGGACTATATGATTTAAGTCAGCTTGGTGCGATTATGATTAAAGCAACAACACCCCAAGCGAGATTTGGAAATCCGACCCCGCGTGTTGCTGAAACACCTGCTGGGATGTTAAACGCCATCGGTTTGCAAAATCCAGGGCTCGAGCAAGTGATCGAAAAGAAAGTAAAATGGCTTGAACAGTACGATGTACCTCTTATTGCAAACGTAGCAGGAGCAACAGAAGAAGATTATGTGATTGTTGCAAGAGAAATTTCTAAAGCTCAAAATGTTCATGCGTTAGAGCTTAATATTTCTTGTCCAAATGTGAAAGCAGGAGGTATTACATTCGGTGTTGATCCAACTCTTGCAGCTGAGTTAACAAGAAAAGTAAAAGAAGTGTCAGAAGTTCCTGTTTATGTAAAACTTTCTCCAAACGTGACGAACATCGTTGAAATGGCTTTAGCTGTTGAAAACGCAGGAGCTGATGGATTAACAATGATCAACACGCTGCTTGGCATGCGACTAGATTTAAAAACAGGACAACCGATTTTAGCGAACAAAACAGGTGGCCTCTCTGGTCCTTCCATTAAGCCTGTTGCAATTCGCATGGTGTATGAAGTGAGTCAGAGAGTTGAGATTCCAATTATCGGTATGGGCGGTGTGACAAACGCAAGCGACGTTTTAGAATTTTTATACGCTGGAGCAAGTGCAGTAGCGGTCGGAACAGCCAACTTTGTTGATCCATACGTTTGTCCACAAATTATTGAAGAATTGCCTGAAGTACTTTCAGAGTATGGATTTTCACATATTGAAGAATGCATCGGAAGGAGTTGGAAGAAACGTGGAGGATTCGCTCATCTTAGCTCTTGA
- a CDS encoding dihydroorotase, whose protein sequence is MQLLIKNVKVLTNNGQLEEKEVLIEENKIVKVSKSISSEAAEIIDGKGQLLLPGFIDAHIHLREPGGEHKETIETGTLAAARGGFTTVAAMPNTRPVPDTKEGMTWLVNRIEEKGHVRVLPYGSITIRQAGKELTDFEGLKEAGAFALTDDGVGVQSAGMMYEAMKKAAAINIPIVAHCEDNTLIYKGSVHDGKYSREQGLNGIPSVCEAVHIARDVLLAEAAGCHYHVCHVSTKESVRVIRDAKKAGINVTAEVTPHHLLLSEDDIKGQDTSFKMNPPLRAKEDQQALIEGLLDGTIDFIATDHAPHTEEEKSVGMERAPFGIVGLETAFPLLYTNLVEKNVLTLAHLVEFLTEKVASIFNLPYGTLEEGAIADLTLVNLTEEEKIDPNEFLSKGRNTPFKDWTCKGWPVMTIANGKRVWEKGSVTV, encoded by the coding sequence ATGCAATTGCTCATTAAAAACGTAAAGGTACTAACAAATAACGGTCAACTAGAGGAAAAAGAAGTTCTCATTGAAGAAAACAAAATTGTTAAGGTGAGCAAAAGTATTTCAAGCGAAGCTGCTGAAATTATAGATGGAAAAGGCCAGCTTCTTTTACCGGGGTTCATTGATGCTCATATCCACCTTCGTGAGCCAGGCGGCGAGCATAAAGAAACGATTGAGACAGGAACGCTTGCAGCAGCAAGAGGAGGCTTCACAACTGTTGCAGCAATGCCAAATACAAGACCTGTTCCAGATACAAAAGAAGGAATGACATGGCTTGTTAATCGTATTGAAGAAAAAGGACATGTGCGTGTTTTACCGTACGGATCCATTACAATTCGCCAAGCTGGAAAAGAACTAACAGATTTTGAAGGACTAAAAGAAGCAGGTGCATTTGCGCTAACAGATGACGGAGTTGGCGTTCAATCTGCAGGTATGATGTATGAAGCAATGAAAAAAGCAGCAGCAATCAACATTCCAATCGTTGCACACTGTGAAGATAATACATTGATTTATAAAGGCTCTGTTCATGATGGGAAATACTCTCGTGAGCAAGGATTAAACGGAATTCCATCCGTTTGTGAAGCCGTACATATTGCAAGGGACGTTCTTCTTGCAGAAGCGGCGGGTTGTCATTATCACGTTTGTCATGTAAGTACAAAAGAATCTGTTCGCGTTATCCGAGATGCAAAAAAAGCAGGAATTAACGTAACAGCAGAAGTTACGCCACATCATCTTCTTCTAAGTGAAGACGATATTAAAGGACAAGACACATCATTTAAAATGAACCCACCACTACGAGCAAAAGAAGATCAACAAGCTCTTATTGAAGGACTTTTAGATGGAACAATTGATTTCATCGCAACAGATCATGCACCACATACAGAAGAAGAAAAGAGCGTTGGAATGGAACGTGCACCATTTGGTATTGTAGGCCTTGAAACAGCATTCCCGCTTCTTTATACAAACCTTGTTGAAAAAAATGTTTTAACATTAGCACATCTTGTTGAGTTTTTGACGGAAAAAGTTGCTTCAATCTTTAACTTACCGTATGGAACATTAGAAGAAGGCGCAATAGCAGATCTTACGCTTGTGAACTTAACAGAAGAAGAAAAGATTGATCCAAATGAGTTTTTATCAAAGGGTCGCAATACACCATTCAAAGATTGGACATGTAAAGGGTGGCCTGTTATGACAATTGCAAATGGAAAACGCGTATGGGAAAAAGGGAGTGTAACAGTATGA
- the uraA gene encoding uracil permease — translation MKKQTIGVQEKPPLSKWLPLSLQHLFAMFGSTVLVPFLVGLSPSIALISSGIGTLTFLLITKGQVPAYLGSSFAFIAPLIAAQASDGIQGAMFGTFLAGVIYAIVALLIKKTGVNWIMKLLPPVVVGPVIMVIGLSLAGSAVNMAMNDSDGNYNGKFLLVALVTLGVTVIASTYFKGFLGLIPVLIGLIVGYVFALAQGLVDFKQVQEASWIARPEFSVPFLSYTPSFSWHVALIMIPIAVVTLSEHIGHLFVLNKVVEKDFIKKPGLHRSILGDGVATMIAGLIGGPPNTTYGENIGVLAITKVFSVFVIGGAAVIAILFGFVGKVSALISSIPSPVMGGVSILLFGIIASSGLQMMIDKKVDLSDKRNLVISSIILVIGVGGTTLKITHQLELDGMTLAAIIGVVLNLVLPKEKKKQEAQQAEVIEIEKNIV, via the coding sequence ATGAAAAAACAAACGATTGGTGTACAGGAAAAGCCACCTTTAAGCAAATGGTTGCCCCTCAGCTTACAGCATTTGTTTGCTATGTTTGGATCAACGGTACTTGTACCATTCCTTGTTGGGCTAAGTCCTTCAATAGCGCTGATCTCAAGCGGAATTGGAACACTGACATTTTTGCTTATCACAAAAGGGCAAGTTCCCGCATATCTTGGTTCATCGTTTGCCTTTATCGCGCCTCTCATTGCGGCTCAAGCAAGCGATGGGATTCAAGGAGCGATGTTTGGGACATTTTTAGCTGGTGTGATTTATGCTATTGTTGCTCTTCTTATTAAAAAAACAGGCGTAAATTGGATTATGAAGCTTTTACCACCTGTTGTTGTTGGTCCAGTAATTATGGTAATCGGTCTTAGCTTAGCTGGCTCGGCGGTGAACATGGCAATGAATGATAGCGATGGAAACTACAACGGCAAGTTTTTACTTGTAGCACTTGTGACGTTAGGAGTTACAGTCATTGCTTCAACATACTTTAAAGGCTTTCTTGGCTTAATCCCAGTTCTTATCGGACTTATTGTCGGCTACGTCTTCGCTTTAGCGCAAGGACTTGTTGATTTTAAACAAGTACAAGAAGCAAGTTGGATTGCGAGGCCTGAATTTTCCGTCCCATTTCTGTCATATACGCCATCATTTTCTTGGCACGTAGCACTCATCATGATTCCGATTGCAGTTGTGACACTTTCAGAACATATTGGTCACTTGTTTGTACTGAACAAAGTAGTTGAAAAAGACTTTATCAAAAAGCCTGGTCTTCATCGATCAATCTTAGGAGATGGAGTGGCAACAATGATTGCTGGGTTAATTGGCGGACCTCCAAACACAACATATGGAGAAAATATCGGCGTGCTAGCTATTACAAAAGTATTTAGCGTGTTCGTTATCGGCGGAGCAGCTGTGATTGCAATCTTGTTCGGATTCGTTGGAAAGGTTTCAGCTCTTATCTCAAGCATTCCATCACCAGTAATGGGAGGCGTATCAATTTTACTCTTTGGAATTATCGCTTCATCTGGATTGCAAATGATGATTGATAAGAAAGTTGATTTAAGTGATAAGCGTAACCTTGTGATTTCATCCATCATCCTTGTAATCGGAGTTGGAGGCACAACGCTTAAAATTACACATCAGCTTGAACTTGATGGGATGACGCTTGCAGCAATCATCGGAGTTGTTTTAAACCTTGTATTACCAAAAGAGAAAAAAAAGCAAGAAGCACAACAAGCAGAAGTTATTGAAATCGAAAAAAACATTGTATAA
- a CDS encoding dihydroorotate dehydrogenase electron transfer subunit, whose product MNKKGDMTIVSQRNIAKNIFELTLKGDLVRNMNEPGQFVHVRVNNSYLPLLRRPISISSINKEKNECTLIYRAEGMGTELLSKKMVGETLDVLGPLGNGFKIKEMALKKTALLVGGGIGVPPLYQLSKELKAKGINVIHVLGFQDRETVFYESEFAELGTTYIATADGSYGEKGFVTDVIRKYNLDFDHLFSCGPTMMLKALQEEHGHKDVYLSLEERMGCGIGACFACVCRVSENSTDYKKVCSDGPVFKGGEILL is encoded by the coding sequence ATGAATAAAAAAGGTGATATGACGATTGTTTCACAGCGTAATATAGCTAAAAACATCTTTGAACTAACGCTAAAAGGAGATCTTGTCCGTAACATGAACGAACCTGGACAGTTCGTTCATGTTCGGGTAAACAATTCCTACCTTCCTTTATTACGCCGTCCAATCAGCATTTCATCTATTAATAAAGAAAAAAACGAATGTACGCTAATTTATCGGGCAGAAGGAATGGGAACAGAGCTTCTTTCTAAAAAAATGGTTGGTGAAACGCTTGATGTATTAGGGCCTCTTGGTAATGGTTTTAAAATTAAAGAAATGGCTTTGAAGAAAACAGCCTTGCTTGTTGGCGGTGGCATTGGTGTTCCACCACTTTATCAGCTTTCAAAAGAATTAAAAGCAAAAGGAATAAATGTTATCCATGTTCTTGGTTTCCAAGATAGAGAAACGGTGTTTTATGAAAGCGAATTTGCAGAGCTTGGAACAACGTATATTGCAACAGCTGATGGATCCTACGGTGAAAAGGGATTTGTTACAGACGTTATTAGAAAGTACAATTTAGATTTCGATCATCTCTTCTCATGCGGGCCAACAATGATGTTAAAAGCCTTGCAAGAGGAGCATGGTCACAAAGATGTGTATCTTTCACTTGAGGAAAGAATGGGCTGTGGCATTGGAGCTTGTTTTGCATGTGTTTGTCGAGTAAGTGAAAACTCTACAGATTATAAAAAAGTGTGCAGTGATGGTCCGGTCTTTAAAGGGGGAGAGATTTTACTATGA
- the carB gene encoding carbamoyl-phosphate synthase large subunit: protein MPKRVDIQTILVIGSGPIIIGQAAEFDYAGAQACLALKEEGYNVILVNSNPATIMTDTEMADKVYLEPLTFDFLASILRKERPDAILPTLGGQTGLNLAMELSKAGILEELDVEVLGTNLQAIEQAEDREQFRSLMNELGEPVPDSEIIHTLEEARTFVESVGFPVIVRPAYTLGGTGGGICNNEEELNEIVTSGLKLSPVTQCLLEKSIAGFKEVEYEVMRDSNDNAIVVCNMENIDPVGIHTGDSIVVAPSQTLSDREYQLLRNASLKIIRALKIEGGCNVQLALDPYSFNYYIIEVNPRVSRSSALASKATGYPIAKLAAKIAVGLTLAEMKNPVTGRTYACFEPALDYIVTKIPRFPFDKFESANRKLGTQMKATGEVMSIGRTFEESLLKAVRSLESNVYHLTLNEAESIDNELLEKRICTAGDERLFYVGEALRRGYTIDQIHEFSMIDLFFLKKMENIIKFEKEVQENEKDYTVLKKAKEMGFSDKEIAKLWDMSERDVYEFRKENKLFPVYKTVDTCAAEFESQTPYFYGTYEDENESEITEKESIVVLGSGPIRIGQGIEFDYATVHSVWAIQEAGYEAIIVNNNPETVSTDFSTSDKLYFEPLTVEDVMHVIEHEKPKGVVVQFGGQTAINLAEELEARGVKILGTSLESLDTAEDRDKFEKALARLGVPQPLGKTATSTEQAVNIAREIGYPVLVRPSYVLGGRAMEIVYKEEELLYYMENAVKAHPDHPVLIDRYLTGQEIEVDAISDGETVVIPGIMEHVERAGVHSGDSIAVYPPQTLPQDIQDKIVDYTIRLAKGLNIVGLLNIQFVYSKGDVYVLEVNPRSSRTVPFLSKITNVPMANIATKVVVGASLKELGYESGLCPVKQGVYVKVPVFSFAKLRRVDITLGPEMKSTGEVMGKDLTFEKALYKGFIAAGMNIQQHGSVLMTVSDGDKEEALELARRFHALGYKIYATEGTAENIKNANIPVEAVKKISQSHEENLLGLIRSGEAKIVVNTLTKGKQPARDGFRIRREAVENGIPCLTSLDTAKAILRVLESMGFQTAPMNKNEKAQEAVLS, encoded by the coding sequence ATGCCAAAACGCGTAGACATTCAAACAATCTTAGTAATCGGATCAGGACCAATCATCATCGGGCAAGCAGCAGAATTTGACTATGCGGGAGCACAGGCGTGTTTAGCTCTAAAAGAAGAAGGCTATAACGTTATTCTTGTGAACTCGAATCCAGCAACAATTATGACAGATACAGAAATGGCTGACAAAGTATACTTAGAGCCGCTTACATTTGACTTTCTAGCATCCATTTTACGTAAAGAACGCCCAGATGCTATTCTCCCAACGCTTGGAGGACAGACAGGTTTAAACCTTGCAATGGAATTATCAAAAGCAGGAATTCTAGAAGAACTTGATGTTGAAGTGCTTGGAACGAACTTACAGGCAATTGAACAAGCGGAAGATCGTGAGCAATTCCGTTCTCTTATGAACGAGCTTGGTGAACCTGTACCAGATAGTGAGATTATTCACACACTGGAAGAAGCGCGTACGTTTGTTGAAAGCGTAGGTTTCCCTGTTATTGTGCGTCCAGCATACACGCTTGGTGGAACAGGCGGAGGGATTTGTAATAATGAAGAAGAACTAAACGAAATTGTCACAAGCGGATTGAAGTTAAGTCCTGTTACTCAGTGTCTTCTTGAGAAAAGTATTGCAGGCTTTAAAGAAGTAGAGTATGAAGTAATGCGTGACAGCAACGATAATGCAATTGTTGTTTGTAACATGGAAAACATAGATCCTGTGGGAATTCATACAGGAGACTCTATTGTAGTAGCACCAAGTCAAACATTAAGCGATAGAGAATACCAGCTTCTAAGAAATGCTTCTCTAAAAATTATTCGTGCTTTAAAAATTGAAGGAGGCTGTAACGTTCAGCTTGCGCTTGATCCATATAGCTTCAACTATTACATCATTGAAGTAAACCCGCGGGTAAGCCGTTCGTCTGCCCTAGCGTCTAAAGCGACAGGTTATCCGATTGCAAAACTTGCAGCAAAAATTGCTGTGGGGTTAACGCTTGCTGAAATGAAAAACCCTGTAACAGGAAGAACATATGCATGCTTTGAACCAGCACTAGACTATATTGTAACGAAAATTCCTCGCTTTCCATTTGATAAGTTCGAATCAGCAAACCGTAAGCTTGGCACACAAATGAAAGCAACTGGTGAAGTAATGTCAATTGGTCGTACATTTGAAGAATCATTGCTAAAAGCTGTGCGTTCACTTGAATCAAATGTTTATCATCTTACATTAAATGAAGCAGAAAGCATTGACAATGAACTGTTAGAAAAACGTATTTGTACGGCAGGTGATGAGCGCTTGTTCTACGTTGGAGAAGCTCTTCGCCGCGGCTACACAATCGATCAAATTCATGAGTTTAGCATGATAGATCTTTTCTTCTTAAAGAAAATGGAGAACATTATCAAGTTCGAAAAAGAAGTACAAGAAAACGAAAAAGACTATACAGTATTGAAAAAAGCAAAAGAAATGGGCTTTAGTGATAAAGAAATTGCGAAGCTTTGGGACATGAGTGAGCGTGACGTCTACGAGTTCCGCAAAGAAAACAAGCTTTTCCCAGTCTATAAAACAGTAGACACATGTGCAGCAGAATTTGAATCACAAACACCATACTTCTACGGTACGTATGAAGACGAAAATGAGTCAGAAATAACGGAAAAAGAAAGTATTGTTGTGCTTGGATCAGGACCAATCCGTATCGGACAAGGAATCGAATTCGACTATGCAACAGTGCACTCTGTGTGGGCTATCCAAGAAGCAGGATATGAAGCAATTATCGTCAATAACAACCCAGAAACGGTCTCAACAGACTTTAGTACATCTGACAAGCTGTATTTTGAACCACTAACAGTTGAGGATGTTATGCACGTTATTGAACATGAAAAACCAAAAGGTGTTGTTGTTCAGTTTGGTGGACAAACAGCGATTAACCTTGCAGAAGAGCTTGAAGCACGTGGTGTTAAGATTCTAGGAACATCCCTTGAGAGCTTAGACACAGCGGAAGACCGCGATAAGTTCGAAAAAGCACTAGCACGTCTTGGTGTACCACAGCCGCTTGGCAAAACGGCAACATCAACAGAGCAAGCTGTAAATATTGCTCGTGAAATCGGCTATCCGGTGCTTGTTCGTCCTTCGTACGTTCTTGGTGGAAGAGCAATGGAAATTGTATATAAAGAAGAAGAACTTTTATACTACATGGAAAATGCGGTGAAAGCACATCCGGATCATCCAGTGTTAATTGATCGCTATTTAACAGGTCAAGAAATCGAAGTTGACGCAATTTCTGATGGAGAAACAGTAGTCATCCCAGGAATTATGGAACACGTAGAGCGTGCAGGCGTTCACTCAGGGGACTCAATTGCTGTATATCCGCCGCAAACATTACCACAGGACATCCAAGATAAAATTGTAGACTATACGATTCGCCTTGCAAAAGGATTAAACATTGTCGGTCTATTAAACATTCAGTTTGTCTACTCAAAAGGTGATGTGTATGTGTTAGAAGTCAATCCACGCTCAAGCCGTACAGTTCCATTCTTAAGCAAAATTACGAATGTACCAATGGCAAACATTGCAACAAAAGTTGTTGTTGGAGCTTCATTAAAAGAGCTTGGTTATGAGTCAGGATTATGCCCTGTAAAACAAGGAGTTTACGTGAAAGTTCCCGTCTTCTCCTTCGCTAAACTGCGTCGCGTTGACATTACGCTTGGACCTGAGATGAAATCAACAGGAGAAGTAATGGGGAAAGACTTAACGTTTGAAAAGGCTCTTTATAAAGGATTTATTGCAGCGGGAATGAATATCCAACAGCATGGATCGGTGCTTATGACAGTATCTGACGGTGATAAAGAAGAAGCACTAGAGCTTGCTCGCCGTTTCCATGCGCTTGGCTATAAAATTTATGCAACAGAAGGAACAGCAGAAAACATTAAAAATGCAAATATTCCAGTTGAAGCTGTGAAGAAAATCAGCCAGTCACATGAGGAAAACCTGCTTGGCCTTATTCGTAGCGGTGAAGCAAAAATTGTTGTTAATACTCTTACAAAAGGTAAACAACCAGCACGTGATGGCTTCCGCATTCGCCGTGAAGCAGTTGAAAATGGCATTCCATGTTTAACATCACTTGATACAGCGAAAGCTATTTTAAGAGTACTAGAATCAATGGGATTTCAAACAGCACCAATGAACAAAAATGAAAAAGCACAGGAGGCTGTTCTTTCATGA